Proteins encoded within one genomic window of Cytophagales bacterium:
- a CDS encoding FtsX-like permease family protein: MKKQANNRPPQLADRMLAWFCKEEWLEPIKGDLYEQFLEDLETNSPRIAKRKYWINAFLFLRPFATKKMISPIEKIPGLSMIAKPLIRHMKKKPGFYSINILGLALGLTVVFLSMLWIYYHTSFDDFHSKKDRIYSALTNTDGVAGETQTGFSANYRLMEQALEEIPEIQQVTRIISTWRWPSEQCFKIDENKSCIYRKGIYSDSSFFKVFDFKVIAGDPNPLRDPGHIALSESLAKELYGDTNPIGLTYKIDNHFPVTISAVFEDLPPNSSFQFEFIGSLRLVTDLFGLEFEKWLDWGFETYVVLQNDAPKTIGAKINALELMKDQPRNSIFLHPFRDKHLYDQFENGSVVGGLITYINMIRAFSIFILIISVVNFINLTTAHATSRGKEIGVRKIIGAGKGTLKLHFLMEIGCCVLIASIIACISAYFMLPILSRLIDEPIQFVFGTDIMIQMISAIGLTILLSGIYPAFVLSAFKPLVVLKNLQFHGSGNNTSRQVLTIAQVAISTFIILMTLVFYLQLKYMQQHNLGYDSKGIMLMEPTYRHIKQFEAFKNDLLQHPEIENVGLANMHLVNGVHSVEEIFWPGKDPDDHRRFKAIGVDNGLMELLGLTIYEGNAFSSDSAAQVILTRTAAKEIGIENILGTTINIYDYDRRVVGIVEDFKTESLHSESFPIVLYPVQARHAGTFYIRYDQRQPQASIQKIEEVYDRYETFFDIKFRLLDDEYQALYQREQIISRISMGVMVLAVVIALIGILGLSIFNISRKLKEIGLRKIFGASGIQLFGLLSREFIILTIIANVIAFPFAIWIGNEWLESFAYRISFPVIAGMSIFLLSLTTILVLLTIQSLKVTQMNPAKILRDE; encoded by the coding sequence TTAAGACCATTTGCGACCAAAAAAATGATTTCACCGATAGAAAAAATCCCTGGCTTGAGCATGATCGCCAAACCTCTTATTCGTCATATGAAAAAGAAACCAGGGTTCTACAGTATCAATATTCTTGGGCTGGCACTCGGACTTACCGTCGTTTTCTTATCCATGCTTTGGATATACTACCACACAAGCTTTGACGATTTCCATTCAAAAAAAGACCGTATTTATTCAGCATTGACCAATACCGATGGTGTTGCTGGTGAAACTCAGACAGGATTTTCCGCTAATTACCGTTTGATGGAACAAGCCCTGGAAGAGATCCCCGAAATTCAGCAAGTCACCAGGATCATTTCAACCTGGCGATGGCCTTCGGAACAGTGTTTCAAAATTGATGAAAACAAATCTTGTATCTACCGGAAAGGCATTTATTCAGATTCCTCGTTCTTTAAAGTGTTTGACTTTAAAGTTATCGCAGGAGACCCAAATCCACTCCGAGACCCGGGACACATTGCGTTGAGTGAATCCTTAGCTAAGGAACTTTATGGAGATACTAATCCTATCGGTCTCACTTACAAAATAGATAATCATTTCCCAGTTACGATATCCGCTGTGTTTGAAGACCTGCCTCCGAATTCCTCATTTCAATTCGAATTTATTGGCTCATTGCGCCTGGTAACAGATTTATTTGGCCTTGAATTTGAAAAATGGTTGGATTGGGGGTTCGAAACCTACGTGGTACTACAAAATGATGCACCCAAAACAATTGGTGCAAAAATTAATGCCCTCGAACTGATGAAAGACCAACCCAGAAACAGCATCTTTCTTCACCCGTTTCGTGACAAGCATCTTTACGATCAATTTGAAAATGGATCAGTTGTGGGTGGACTAATCACCTACATCAACATGATCCGGGCCTTTTCAATCTTCATTTTAATTATCTCGGTTGTCAATTTCATTAATCTCACCACCGCCCATGCAACCAGTCGAGGCAAGGAAATAGGAGTACGAAAAATCATTGGGGCGGGTAAGGGTACGCTTAAGTTGCACTTCCTGATGGAAATAGGATGTTGTGTATTGATCGCTTCCATTATCGCCTGCATATCCGCCTATTTTATGCTTCCGATCCTTTCCCGGCTCATTGATGAACCTATACAGTTTGTCTTTGGTACAGACATCATGATTCAGATGATCTCGGCCATCGGACTTACCATCCTACTTTCTGGCATTTATCCGGCTTTCGTTTTATCGGCTTTCAAACCGCTGGTTGTGCTAAAAAATTTGCAATTCCATGGTAGTGGCAACAACACCAGTCGTCAAGTCCTGACCATTGCGCAAGTAGCGATCTCTACTTTCATCATCTTAATGACGCTGGTCTTTTACCTACAACTAAAATACATGCAACAACATAACCTTGGATATGACTCCAAAGGGATCATGCTTATGGAACCGACTTATCGGCATATTAAGCAGTTCGAAGCATTCAAAAATGACTTGTTGCAACATCCTGAAATTGAAAATGTGGGATTGGCCAATATGCACCTTGTAAACGGTGTTCATTCCGTGGAGGAAATTTTCTGGCCAGGAAAGGATCCGGATGACCATCGTCGATTTAAAGCCATTGGTGTAGACAATGGTCTTATGGAATTGCTAGGACTTACAATTTATGAAGGTAATGCGTTCAGTTCTGATTCAGCGGCACAAGTCATCCTGACCCGAACTGCGGCCAAAGAAATAGGTATCGAAAACATCCTGGGCACAACCATCAATATATACGACTATGATCGTCGGGTGGTGGGCATTGTTGAAGACTTTAAGACAGAATCACTGCACTCAGAGTCATTCCCAATCGTACTTTACCCCGTACAAGCCCGACATGCCGGCACCTTCTATATCCGATATGATCAAAGACAACCGCAGGCTTCAATTCAAAAGATTGAGGAAGTGTATGATCGATACGAGACATTTTTTGATATCAAGTTCCGCTTGTTAGATGACGAATATCAGGCATTATATCAAAGAGAACAGATCATTAGTCGCATCTCGATGGGGGTCATGGTACTAGCCGTTGTGATTGCATTGATCGGAATCCTAGGCTTGTCCATTTTCAATATTTCGAGAAAACTCAAGGAAATAGGGCTTAGGAAAATCTTTGGAGCCTCTGGGATTCAATTGTTTGGATTACTATCTCGTGAATTCATCATACTCACAATAATTGCCAATGTGATTGCTTTTCCATTTGCCATCTGGATCGGCAATGAATGGCTCGAGTCTTTTGCTTATCGCATTTCCTTCCCTGTAATTGCCGGAATGAGTATTTTTTTACTCAGCCTTACTACCATTTTAGTGCTGCTAACCATCCAATCCCTGAAGGTAACCCAAATGAATCCTGCAAAAATCTTGAGGGACGAGTAA
- a CDS encoding family 16 glycoside hydrolase, whose translation MRSLVFSLTIAVISMAQAQQLIPIDDPRFEYFEREPRRVETFKGRKAIYLNGRASLKDIPFQDGILQVDFTAAKPRAFAGFVFRAQDEENYEAVYVRLHKSRMPDAIQYNPEYNGESNWQLYGEHQSFATFDQNDWNTLRIEIRGSELKVYLNDFSKPLLTVENLRHKVGQGFIGFYSFLGAYFSNFRYEAFTDLTTAKPLSAYEKGVIQNWQLSESELLAEVDTEAYPNVEEIKWKSATSEPSGLLPINKYVRKIKAGNFEQNEHEVVWARYTFNAEQPETRKFYFDYSDNIELFFNGHLIFSGKNAFRYKGLTFRGDIKLEGNMLYLNTREGENEILCAVSDKANGWAILGKIQ comes from the coding sequence ATGAGAAGTTTAGTTTTCAGCCTAACCATAGCAGTTATCAGTATGGCTCAGGCACAGCAATTGATTCCTATCGATGATCCACGCTTTGAATATTTCGAACGCGAACCTCGGAGGGTTGAGACCTTCAAAGGAAGAAAAGCCATCTATCTGAACGGTAGGGCGTCATTAAAAGACATTCCCTTTCAAGACGGAATTTTGCAAGTAGATTTCACCGCGGCTAAACCCAGAGCCTTTGCAGGGTTCGTGTTCAGAGCACAAGACGAGGAAAATTATGAAGCAGTATACGTTCGATTGCATAAGTCCAGGATGCCAGATGCAATTCAATACAATCCGGAGTATAATGGAGAGTCCAATTGGCAGCTTTATGGCGAGCATCAAAGCTTTGCGACGTTTGACCAAAATGATTGGAACACTTTACGCATTGAAATCAGAGGTTCGGAATTAAAAGTCTATCTCAATGATTTCTCTAAGCCTCTACTGACAGTGGAAAACCTTAGACATAAAGTGGGGCAAGGTTTTATCGGGTTTTACAGTTTTTTAGGTGCTTATTTTTCCAACTTCAGATATGAAGCATTCACAGATCTTACAACTGCTAAGCCGCTCTCAGCTTATGAAAAAGGAGTCATTCAAAATTGGCAACTGAGCGAAAGCGAACTACTAGCCGAAGTAGATACAGAGGCGTATCCTAATGTTGAAGAGATTAAATGGAAATCAGCTACATCCGAGCCTTCAGGTCTTCTTCCCATTAACAAGTATGTCAGGAAGATCAAAGCAGGAAACTTTGAACAAAATGAGCATGAGGTAGTATGGGCCCGGTACACTTTCAATGCTGAACAACCTGAAACCCGAAAATTCTACTTTGATTACAGCGATAATATTGAACTGTTTTTCAATGGTCATTTGATCTTCAGTGGTAAAAACGCCTTCCGATACAAAGGATTGACTTTTCGTGGAGACATCAAGCTGGAAGGCAATATGCTTTATCTGAACACACGTGAAGGTGAAAATGAGATCCTTTGTGCGGTATCGGATAAAGCCAATGGCTGGGCTATCTTGGGGAAAATACAGTAA
- a CDS encoding serine hydrolase: MKQITILTFWLIQLSLCGQLFGQNRVLFVVSNATHYGNSEIRTANHFGEIVYAYDEFVKAGFHVDIVSPEGGSIAIGYLNSDSLLQFYLYNPAFMGLLERTKHPDEIQSNDYEAVYYSGGGAAMFGTFDNNKLKQISADIYEHDGFVAAVCHGTAGIVDIKLSDGQFLVWDKRVNGFPDLFENKEAAYFQQFPFSIQEQIVSNGGMFSYSKDGWDGFLEIDGRLITGQDPTSARGVAKAVIEAVNESKKSAVANDDIDEIFAPFNRKDHPAVATVAIHKGQVVYQKAFGSTELDNFTPATIDTKFQLGGLSKQFTAFALLLLEEQGKISLSDNIRNYLPELPEYPATITMDHLMTMTSGLPDFWTLKNIAGWHRDDVFTQEHAMELIKNCQPGFAPGTDYIYSNTDLLLMAEIVSKVSGKSFASFMNDEIFSPLGMTNTLVKDDFEQYISNLAESYEASEEGFRPSPLNYGIVGPTNVYSTVADLAKWELNLIDPKIGSSELVKKLYTRSTLKNGSTMNPLFGTLTYGQQLYHKERGLVESYQTGTLGGYASAIFKFMDQDFSIIVLSSGIPYSGYLGMHTAYLFLEDQFTEPQTIDYAALPTQKFNKRKLEKHEGTYWINRSGYSRTIAIENDTLRYVRGDGRSSALLPLTENTFQMYIPGDEHILVSFRGKGANRQMNFVIGESDPIVGKAISRNTSNENLEAYTGTYYCPTLNVVYEVAKKDGKLTASNLRAGEVVLTAVEPGLFEGNRWFFGGIKFDADGRGFTLNIEEVRGLRFDKLSNQVYGL; encoded by the coding sequence ATGAAACAAATTACTATCCTCACATTTTGGCTTATTCAATTAAGTCTTTGCGGGCAATTATTCGGTCAGAACCGTGTGTTATTCGTGGTATCTAATGCCACACATTATGGCAATAGCGAGATCAGAACTGCCAATCATTTTGGAGAAATCGTCTATGCTTATGATGAGTTCGTTAAAGCAGGATTTCATGTAGATATTGTGAGTCCCGAGGGTGGTTCCATTGCTATTGGCTACCTCAATTCCGATTCATTGTTGCAATTTTATCTATACAATCCGGCGTTCATGGGATTATTAGAACGGACTAAACACCCAGACGAAATACAGTCCAATGATTACGAAGCAGTTTATTATTCCGGAGGTGGTGCTGCGATGTTTGGAACTTTTGACAATAACAAGCTCAAGCAAATTTCCGCAGACATCTATGAACATGATGGTTTTGTTGCTGCGGTCTGTCACGGCACGGCTGGTATTGTCGATATCAAATTGAGCGATGGTCAATTCCTGGTTTGGGACAAGCGTGTCAATGGGTTCCCGGATTTGTTTGAAAACAAAGAAGCAGCCTATTTTCAACAATTCCCATTTTCCATTCAGGAACAAATTGTTAGCAATGGCGGCATGTTCAGCTATTCCAAAGACGGTTGGGATGGTTTTCTGGAAATTGATGGTCGATTGATCACCGGACAAGATCCGACCTCAGCAAGGGGTGTTGCCAAAGCCGTGATTGAGGCAGTCAACGAATCAAAAAAATCAGCTGTAGCTAATGATGATATAGACGAAATTTTTGCTCCATTTAACCGAAAAGACCATCCGGCAGTAGCGACTGTGGCCATTCATAAAGGTCAGGTGGTTTACCAGAAAGCATTTGGCAGCACAGAATTAGACAACTTCACTCCTGCTACCATCGATACGAAGTTTCAACTAGGAGGACTATCCAAGCAATTCACTGCATTTGCGCTGCTTTTATTGGAAGAACAAGGCAAAATTTCATTGAGCGATAACATTCGAAACTACTTGCCCGAATTACCCGAATATCCTGCAACCATTACCATGGATCACCTGATGACGATGACCAGTGGCCTCCCTGATTTCTGGACTCTCAAAAATATTGCAGGCTGGCATCGAGACGATGTATTTACACAGGAGCATGCGATGGAATTGATCAAGAATTGCCAACCAGGGTTTGCGCCTGGAACCGATTACATCTACTCCAATACGGACTTACTACTCATGGCCGAGATTGTTTCAAAAGTCAGTGGTAAAAGCTTTGCATCATTTATGAATGACGAAATATTCAGCCCACTTGGTATGACCAATACACTCGTCAAAGATGATTTTGAACAGTACATTAGCAACCTGGCAGAATCTTATGAAGCCTCTGAAGAAGGTTTTCGCCCCAGCCCATTGAACTACGGAATTGTGGGCCCTACCAATGTCTATTCTACTGTGGCAGATCTGGCCAAATGGGAGCTAAACTTAATCGACCCTAAAATTGGAAGTTCGGAACTGGTTAAAAAGCTTTACACACGTTCGACCTTAAAGAACGGATCAACAATGAATCCCCTTTTTGGTACTTTGACCTATGGACAACAGTTGTATCATAAGGAGCGTGGACTTGTGGAATCCTATCAGACCGGGACCTTAGGTGGCTATGCCAGTGCGATCTTCAAATTCATGGATCAGGACTTCTCAATCATCGTATTAAGTTCTGGCATTCCCTACAGTGGCTATCTGGGCATGCATACCGCCTATCTTTTCCTGGAAGATCAATTCACGGAACCGCAGACGATTGATTATGCTGCCTTACCTACGCAAAAGTTCAATAAACGAAAGCTTGAAAAACATGAAGGTACCTATTGGATTAATCGATCAGGATATTCACGGACCATCGCTATAGAAAATGACACCCTTCGATATGTCCGAGGAGATGGTCGTTCCAGTGCACTGCTACCTCTTACTGAAAATACCTTTCAGATGTACATTCCCGGCGATGAGCATATTCTTGTATCCTTCAGAGGCAAAGGGGCTAACAGACAAATGAATTTTGTGATCGGCGAAAGTGATCCCATTGTTGGTAAGGCCATCTCGAGGAATACATCCAACGAAAATCTGGAAGCCTATACTGGAACTTACTACTGCCCTACTTTGAATGTGGTCTACGAAGTGGCTAAAAAAGACGGAAAGCTGACCGCCAGTAATCTCAGAGCAGGTGAAGTAGTTTTAACCGCTGTGGAACCTGGGCTTTTCGAAGGAAATCGATGGTTTTTTGGCGGAATCAAATTTGATGCTGATGGCCGAGGGTTTACGTTGAACATTGAAGAGGTACGGGGATTGAGATTCGATAAGTTGAGCAATCAGGTATATGGTCTCTAA
- a CDS encoding TetR/AcrR family transcriptional regulator yields the protein MAKQKYSKEELLTNLFEVFRQCGYDGASMEVLAKATGLRKSSLYHRFPGGKEQMAQEVLQTVAQWIKTHVVAVAHLAIPVEEKLDKVMRHLFELYDGGKKSCILRSMSTESGLEKFGDLIRGTFQDLHDGFKSLALEFGKEEPEADKLAREAILKIQGSLVVGKGMGEPQLFQETLNGIEADFRR from the coding sequence ATGGCTAAACAGAAATACTCGAAAGAAGAACTCCTCACTAACCTGTTTGAAGTATTCAGACAGTGCGGATACGATGGAGCGAGTATGGAAGTCCTTGCCAAAGCCACAGGATTGCGAAAATCCAGCTTGTACCATCGATTTCCCGGAGGTAAAGAACAAATGGCCCAAGAGGTATTGCAAACGGTAGCTCAGTGGATCAAAACGCACGTGGTGGCGGTGGCTCATCTTGCTATCCCTGTGGAAGAAAAACTTGACAAGGTGATGCGGCATCTGTTCGAATTGTACGATGGTGGCAAAAAGTCTTGCATATTGAGAAGTATGTCCACCGAAAGCGGGTTAGAGAAATTCGGTGATTTGATCCGTGGCACATTCCAGGATCTACATGATGGATTTAAAAGTCTTGCATTGGAATTTGGAAAAGAAGAACCGGAAGCTGATAAACTAGCGCGGGAGGCAATTTTGAAAATACAAGGGAGCCTGGTCGTTGGAAAAGGGATGGGCGAGCCCCAACTCTTTCAGGAAACATTGAACGGAATTGAGGCTGATTTTAGACGGTAA
- a CDS encoding pyridoxamine 5'-phosphate oxidase family protein, which yields MAKNFAEIAFTDSVKEAQEQFGSRHIYAKMEGKLPEQNKIYLREMEHIRKMDGFYMSTVGENGWPYVQFRGGPTGFLKVIDQETLGYADFQGNMQYISTGNINATQKAALILLHYPTRTRLKIWARTQILDPAEHPDLLAKLADDTYGAQVGRLVIFHIEAYDWNCPQHITPRYTIEEFKALGESQPELLEDLCPPKTNIS from the coding sequence ATGGCTAAAAATTTTGCAGAAATAGCCTTTACGGATAGTGTCAAAGAAGCTCAGGAGCAATTCGGGTCGAGACACATTTATGCCAAAATGGAAGGAAAGTTACCAGAGCAAAACAAGATCTATCTGAGAGAAATGGAGCACATCCGAAAAATGGACGGTTTTTATATGTCTACGGTGGGAGAAAATGGATGGCCTTATGTTCAGTTTCGTGGTGGCCCTACTGGTTTCCTCAAAGTCATTGATCAGGAGACCCTGGGTTACGCTGATTTTCAGGGGAACATGCAATACATCAGTACGGGTAACATCAACGCGACGCAAAAAGCGGCTTTGATCTTACTCCACTACCCAACCCGTACCCGACTAAAAATTTGGGCCAGAACCCAAATTCTGGACCCTGCAGAACATCCTGATTTACTGGCGAAGCTAGCCGATGACACCTACGGAGCGCAAGTGGGACGCCTGGTAATCTTTCACATAGAAGCATACGACTGGAACTGTCCTCAACACATTACGCCGAGATACACAATAGAAGAATTTAAAGCACTGGGCGAAAGTCAACCGGAATTACTGGAAGACTTATGTCCACCTAAAACAAACATATCATGA
- the gap gene encoding type I glyceraldehyde-3-phosphate dehydrogenase, producing MKRIAINGFGRIGRAALKIIENTPDLEVIAINDLMSLENAAYLLQYDSVYGKYEQEVITEENGLVINGKAIAYFNEKDPANLPWKKIGIDVVIESTGFFTKREDAEKHIQAGAKTVVISGPTSSLDTPTVVHGVNTEAGNTRVFSCASCTTNNISPLIEILGRRIGIEKAILNTTHAYTASQSIIDSPSKKNFRMGRGGANNLIPTTTGAAKATTKALPQYEGKFDGVAVRTPVPAGSISDITFVASRATSADEVNQILDEEAQTGRYQKVIATSSEPLVSTDLLKSTYAAVIDKEMTKVVDGDLVKIMAWYDNEWSFTSQLVRQIQEI from the coding sequence ATGAAACGAATAGCCATTAATGGGTTTGGTCGCATAGGTCGGGCAGCCCTGAAAATCATCGAAAATACGCCTGATCTGGAGGTAATCGCCATCAATGACTTGATGTCATTGGAAAATGCAGCTTACTTACTACAATACGATAGTGTGTATGGAAAGTATGAACAGGAAGTAATCACCGAAGAAAATGGGCTGGTTATCAATGGAAAAGCCATCGCCTATTTTAATGAAAAAGATCCGGCCAATCTTCCTTGGAAAAAAATAGGAATAGACGTGGTGATTGAAAGCACAGGCTTCTTTACCAAAAGAGAAGATGCCGAAAAGCACATCCAGGCCGGGGCAAAAACGGTGGTCATCTCAGGCCCTACTTCAAGTTTGGATACCCCCACAGTAGTGCATGGTGTGAACACCGAAGCAGGCAATACCCGTGTATTTTCTTGTGCAAGCTGTACCACTAATAACATCTCACCACTGATTGAGATTCTGGGAAGAAGGATTGGTATCGAAAAAGCCATATTGAATACCACACATGCTTATACGGCCTCTCAAAGCATCATTGACAGTCCGTCGAAAAAGAATTTTAGAATGGGCAGAGGTGGTGCCAATAATCTGATCCCTACCACCACAGGTGCAGCGAAAGCTACGACCAAAGCATTGCCTCAATATGAAGGTAAATTTGATGGAGTAGCGGTTCGAACTCCGGTTCCGGCGGGTTCAATCTCAGACATCACGTTTGTGGCATCAAGGGCGACTTCAGCGGATGAAGTCAATCAAATACTCGATGAGGAAGCACAAACAGGCAGGTACCAAAAAGTCATCGCTACTTCTTCGGAACCTTTAGTCTCCACGGATTTGCTCAAAAGCACTTACGCTGCGGTGATTGATAAGGAAATGACCAAAGTCGTAGACGGTGACCTGGTCAAGATCATGGCCTGGTATGACAATGAATGGAGTTTTACGAGTCAGCTGGTGAGGCAGATTCAAGAGATTTAA
- a CDS encoding ferredoxin--NADP reductase: MKENFIPVSVKDVKRETAESVSISFEVTNGLGELNYQPGQYVFMRMMIDEVEYLRPYSLSSAPYEDDFTVTVKRLRGGVVSNFINDRILKGDKIEILPPKGDFYPDFKPETTRQHFFFGAGSGITPLMSIMKSLLHREPDSKVYLLYGNRNEDGIMFKSELDHLQLKYPDRFFVEYLLSAPKRYRQPGLLGFIKRGDIRWDGKIGQIDNASLTEFFTTYPIQDRSKIKSFVCGPSGMMEASINYLTKIGFNSDDILSESFHRDHNDILPGGNIKNCKTTITYKGESYQLDIDDNRPILDSLLKKDVIIPFACRSGVCASCVCKVVKGKVNTRQTKGLKKEFHDLGYILSCQSIPTTDHLEIDYDSEFHNIKRFL, encoded by the coding sequence ATGAAAGAGAATTTCATCCCTGTGAGCGTTAAAGACGTAAAGAGGGAAACCGCCGAATCTGTTTCAATTTCTTTTGAAGTCACGAATGGTTTGGGTGAACTAAATTATCAACCCGGGCAATATGTCTTCATGAGAATGATGATTGACGAAGTAGAATACCTTAGGCCTTACTCCTTGTCTTCAGCTCCTTATGAAGACGACTTCACCGTTACCGTTAAAAGGTTACGGGGAGGAGTAGTATCCAACTTCATTAATGACCGGATATTGAAAGGAGACAAAATTGAGATCCTACCTCCAAAAGGAGACTTCTATCCTGATTTTAAACCTGAAACCACACGTCAACACTTCTTTTTTGGAGCAGGAAGCGGGATCACACCGCTCATGTCAATCATGAAATCCTTACTACACAGAGAACCAGACAGTAAAGTTTACTTATTGTACGGTAACCGAAATGAGGATGGAATCATGTTTAAATCTGAATTGGATCATTTACAATTGAAATACCCGGACCGTTTTTTCGTCGAGTATTTGCTAAGTGCACCAAAAAGATACAGACAGCCGGGCTTACTCGGATTTATCAAACGCGGTGATATACGCTGGGATGGCAAAATTGGACAGATTGATAATGCTTCACTAACGGAATTTTTCACAACCTATCCTATTCAAGACCGATCCAAAATAAAAAGCTTTGTTTGCGGTCCTTCTGGAATGATGGAGGCTTCCATTAATTATTTGACAAAGATAGGATTCAATAGTGATGATATACTAAGTGAAAGCTTCCACAGAGATCACAATGATATTTTACCCGGAGGCAATATCAAAAACTGTAAAACCACAATTACTTATAAAGGCGAGTCTTATCAACTGGACATTGATGATAATCGTCCCATCCTTGATAGTCTTTTGAAAAAAGATGTGATCATTCCTTTCGCCTGTAGATCTGGCGTATGCGCCTCCTGTGTTTGCAAGGTGGTTAAAGGGAAAGTAAATACTCGCCAGACCAAAGGACTCAAAAAGGAATTTCACGATTTGGGTTACATTCTGTCATGTCAATCCATACCAACAACGGATCACCTGGAGATTGATTACGATTCAGAATTCCACAACATCAAGCGTTTTCTGTAA
- a CDS encoding cytochrome c peroxidase — translation MKNLLYPILLAVLSTMIFFSCGGKTTSAEVSQTNPEKTDLLELARENFESLDLTKRPDKDHPKVVLGKVLFFDPQLSETGEVSCNSCHDLKKFGVDNKPLSKGIKGHMTQRNSPTILNTSGQVAQFWDGRSATLREQVRMPIMNLTEMGMTEAMLVDRLKKSPDYQKRFELAFPGEEILIENMADAIASFIESEVYHSKFDKFLLGQVNLSKVELKGMQVFIEKGCTDCHDGALFGGDDFEKFGLFQDYWAMTKSHKPDSGRFLITGDPDDLYVFKIPTLRNIDKTQPYFHDGSVRDLKEAVKVMGKVQLNVDLSNDETEAIVQFLATLTGDHSTI, via the coding sequence ATGAAAAACCTCCTTTACCCCATACTGCTCGCGGTGCTGAGTACTATGATTTTTTTTAGCTGTGGCGGTAAAACTACCTCCGCCGAAGTAAGCCAGACAAATCCAGAAAAAACTGATTTACTGGAACTTGCCAGGGAAAATTTTGAATCCCTTGATTTGACCAAAAGACCGGATAAGGATCATCCGAAAGTTGTATTGGGAAAAGTCCTCTTTTTCGACCCACAACTTTCGGAAACAGGTGAAGTTAGCTGCAATTCTTGTCACGACCTTAAAAAGTTTGGTGTTGATAATAAGCCTTTATCCAAAGGTATAAAAGGCCACATGACACAACGGAATTCACCAACTATTCTCAATACTTCCGGACAGGTTGCTCAATTCTGGGATGGCAGATCTGCTACCCTCCGTGAGCAAGTTCGAATGCCAATCATGAACCTGACGGAAATGGGAATGACGGAAGCTATGCTTGTTGACAGACTTAAGAAAAGTCCTGATTATCAAAAGAGATTCGAGTTAGCCTTTCCAGGTGAAGAGATCCTAATTGAAAATATGGCCGATGCAATTGCATCGTTTATTGAAAGTGAAGTCTATCACTCTAAGTTCGATAAGTTTCTACTAGGACAAGTCAATCTTTCAAAAGTTGAACTTAAGGGCATGCAGGTATTCATCGAAAAGGGTTGTACTGATTGCCATGATGGAGCCCTTTTCGGAGGTGATGACTTTGAAAAGTTTGGTCTATTTCAGGATTATTGGGCCATGACCAAAAGTCATAAACCAGATTCAGGAAGATTCCTGATAACAGGTGATCCGGATGATCTCTATGTTTTTAAGATCCCAACATTAAGAAACATTGACAAGACTCAGCCTTATTTTCATGACGGAAGTGTCAGAGACTTAAAAGAAGCGGTGAAGGTAATGGGGAAGGTCCAATTGAATGTAGACCTCTCCAATGACGAAACAGAAGCGATCGTTCAATTCCTGGCCACCTTAACCGGGGATCATTCGACTATCTAA
- a CDS encoding cytochrome c translates to MNWKHQRLMIPIKIGGIIAFMIALLTVTNCQMETGANLSSSEVYKMHCKRCHGSDGRKGKKGAKDLNLSTMSLENRIAHISEGKDKMPSFEKRLSQEQIAKVAEYTLQTFRKDSLSVKP, encoded by the coding sequence ATGAATTGGAAGCACCAACGATTGATGATCCCAATTAAAATAGGCGGCATCATCGCATTCATGATTGCGCTCCTGACGGTCACAAATTGCCAAATGGAAACAGGAGCCAATCTATCTTCATCTGAAGTCTATAAAATGCATTGTAAACGCTGCCACGGATCAGATGGAAGAAAAGGGAAGAAAGGAGCAAAAGATCTTAATCTCAGTACTATGAGTCTTGAGAATCGAATTGCTCATATTTCTGAAGGAAAGGATAAAATGCCATCCTTTGAAAAGCGGCTTTCTCAGGAACAAATTGCAAAAGTCGCTGAATATACTTTACAAACTTTCCGAAAAGACTCTTTGTCGGTCAAACCCTGA